One Deltaproteobacteria bacterium DNA window includes the following coding sequences:
- a CDS encoding general secretion pathway protein GspK codes for MMRGSRGIAQLVVLWAMLLLGIMAMSFSFAMRTEALAARNGVDSARAYYQARTGVNRAIFQLSVSPIDNALREPLKGEEDDASYETRIASESGKIDVNFVTETVLKDVLRNGGLSTEDAERVGDSILDWRDADDMPRPNGAEDAHYASLPAPVKIRNGKFVSVDELLSVNGVTPDLFVRLLSKAFTVHGASPSVDINSAPAALLRVLPGFTRRAADAVVSRREENPFRSPAEVAEYLADAGVPPAAAAIFTTSPQGRVYTITSVGKAGGKTARGVECRVEVSGAGTKTVKILRWMDFLSLEEVV; via the coding sequence ATGATGCGCGGCTCGCGTGGAATCGCGCAGCTCGTCGTCCTGTGGGCCATGCTTCTGCTGGGGATAATGGCGATGTCCTTCTCGTTCGCGATGCGGACCGAGGCTCTTGCCGCACGCAACGGTGTCGATTCCGCACGGGCCTACTACCAGGCTCGCACCGGGGTAAATCGCGCGATCTTCCAACTCTCCGTTTCTCCCATCGACAACGCCCTCAGGGAACCGCTGAAAGGAGAGGAGGATGACGCCTCCTACGAAACGCGCATCGCCTCCGAAAGCGGAAAGATCGACGTCAATTTCGTTACCGAGACGGTGTTGAAAGATGTCTTGAGAAACGGTGGGCTGTCCACGGAAGACGCGGAACGGGTAGGAGATTCAATCCTGGACTGGAGAGATGCGGACGATATGCCGCGTCCGAACGGAGCGGAGGATGCCCATTATGCGTCCCTGCCCGCACCCGTCAAGATCCGCAACGGCAAATTCGTGAGCGTGGACGAGCTTCTTTCGGTCAACGGCGTGACGCCGGATCTTTTCGTCCGGCTTCTGTCGAAAGCGTTCACCGTTCACGGCGCTTCCCCGTCGGTTGATATCAACTCGGCGCCCGCCGCGCTGCTGCGGGTGCTCCCGGGCTTCACTCGCCGTGCGGCCGATGCCGTCGTGTCGAGGCGCGAGGAGAATCCCTTCCGGTCTCCGGCGGAGGTGGCGGAATATCTTGCGGATGCGGGAGTGCCGCCCGCGGCGGCTGCGATATTTACAACTTCTCCGCAGGGACGGGTATATACGATCACTTCCGTGGGGAAGGCCGGCGGAAAGACCGCAAGAGGCGTGGAGTGCCGGGTGGAAGTCTCCGGGGCGGGAACGAAAACCGTGAAAATACTCCGGTGGATGGACTTCCTCTCGCTGGAAGAGGTGGTGTGA
- a CDS encoding type II secretion system F family protein, which translates to MIRRGSAGITGVIKMAVFGYRAADRTGRVSEGMVEAAEERVAAEQLREKGFQPIRVWPATPAAAKSSAEAPAAIRWRGGKRDLLPFLQGLRTLLVAGVPVDRALEMLSDLYRGRPMGAAAAEILRDVRAGSSLADAMRRAPGAPFDRFTVQMVNAGAATGRMEEALDQVCLFLARSREFRSNLIGSLLYPSILLGASVLSVILLLIFVVPRFVAVFAASRVALPMPTQILLSTSTFLKEQGLLLLIAGAFAWFLVSAALRRPEVRRDWDRAKLRLPGMGGILTAMETSRIMRSLSSLLTGGVPILSAFLIAKEVSGNTAVRDGMEAARLRVQGGAKVARSLSETTPIPEMALQMIAVGEETGRLEEMLASVADAFEDTAKRGLQRFLVLLEPAVILGMGILVGFIVFSMFLAIFRLNEVPF; encoded by the coding sequence TTGATCCGGCGCGGGTCCGCGGGAATAACGGGGGTCATCAAGATGGCGGTGTTCGGATACCGGGCTGCCGACCGCACGGGTCGCGTCTCCGAAGGGATGGTCGAGGCGGCCGAAGAACGGGTTGCCGCGGAACAGCTTCGGGAAAAGGGTTTCCAGCCGATCCGGGTGTGGCCCGCTACGCCTGCTGCCGCGAAATCATCGGCGGAGGCCCCGGCAGCGATCCGGTGGAGAGGAGGGAAACGCGACCTCCTTCCGTTCCTCCAGGGCTTGCGGACGCTGCTGGTCGCCGGTGTCCCGGTGGACAGGGCGTTGGAAATGCTCTCGGACCTGTATCGCGGCAGGCCGATGGGAGCGGCGGCGGCGGAGATCCTCAGGGATGTCCGCGCGGGAAGTTCCCTGGCCGACGCGATGAGGCGGGCGCCCGGCGCTCCCTTCGACCGCTTCACGGTCCAGATGGTCAACGCCGGGGCGGCCACGGGACGCATGGAAGAAGCGCTGGACCAGGTCTGCCTCTTCCTTGCGAGGTCCAGGGAATTCCGGTCCAACCTGATCGGATCGCTTCTTTACCCGTCCATCCTTCTCGGCGCTTCGGTCCTCTCCGTCATTCTTCTCCTGATATTCGTCGTTCCCCGATTCGTCGCGGTCTTTGCGGCCTCCCGTGTGGCTCTCCCCATGCCGACGCAAATCCTTCTTTCCACGAGCACGTTCCTGAAAGAGCAGGGACTGCTGCTTCTTATCGCGGGCGCGTTCGCCTGGTTCCTGGTTTCCGCGGCATTGCGCCGCCCCGAGGTCCGGCGGGACTGGGACCGGGCGAAGCTGCGCCTGCCGGGAATGGGAGGGATCCTCACGGCGATGGAAACTTCGCGGATCATGCGTTCGCTTTCTTCCCTGCTCACGGGGGGCGTTCCCATCCTCTCCGCCTTCCTGATAGCGAAGGAAGTAAGTGGCAATACCGCAGTCCGAGACGGGATGGAAGCCGCGCGTCTCCGCGTGCAGGGAGGCGCGAAGGTCGCCCGTTCGCTTTCGGAGACGACCCCGATACCGGAAATGGCTCTCCAGATGATCGCCGTCGGGGAGGAAACCGGACGGCTCGAGGAGATGCTCGCATCCGTCGCCGACGCCTTCGAGGACACCGCGAAACGGGGGCTCCAGCGGTTTCTCGTCCTTCTCGAGCCCGCGGTGATCCTCGGAATGGGGATCCTTGTGGGATTCATCGTCTTCTCCATGTTTCTTGCGATATTCCGGCTGAACGAGGTTCCGTTTTGA
- a CDS encoding prepilin-type N-terminal cleavage/methylation domain-containing protein translates to MDSGAKRVGGFTLLEMVVSLSIIAAIAAFLAVAFRLAGHSISRGGEEAAAMARLRAGTEVLERAVRSADPLAVLPSEGISVSYFRGERGKIRFLSAAAPSSISGGGFRLLCFFGRDSSRNASGLMLSEGSPLRAEGVEPWEGNERPRVLLSEASEIAFGYSPGPTEEGKWEWVETWDSKEKKVLPAAVRVEFVTPSESGPRKTALVIPLPAGGA, encoded by the coding sequence ATGGATAGCGGCGCGAAGCGCGTAGGAGGGTTCACCCTCCTTGAGATGGTCGTGTCCCTGTCGATCATTGCCGCGATCGCGGCTTTCCTTGCCGTTGCGTTTCGGCTGGCGGGGCATTCGATTTCGCGCGGAGGGGAGGAGGCCGCCGCAATGGCGAGACTGCGCGCTGGAACGGAGGTATTGGAGCGGGCGGTACGGTCCGCGGATCCGTTGGCGGTTCTCCCCTCGGAGGGTATCTCCGTATCCTATTTCCGGGGGGAAAGGGGAAAAATCCGGTTTCTCTCCGCGGCGGCTCCTTCATCCATTTCCGGCGGCGGTTTCCGGCTGCTCTGTTTTTTTGGAAGAGATTCCTCGCGAAATGCATCCGGATTGATGTTATCCGAGGGATCGCCTTTGCGGGCGGAGGGTGTTGAGCCATGGGAAGGGAACGAACGGCCGCGTGTTCTGCTCTCCGAAGCCTCCGAAATTGCCTTCGGGTACTCGCCTGGACCTACGGAAGAAGGCAAGTGGGAATGGGTGGAAACGTGGGACAGCAAGGAGAAAAAGGTCCTGCCGGCAGCCGTCAGGGTGGAATTCGTCACCCCGTCGGAGAGCGGTCCCCGGAAAACCGCGCTGGTCATCCCCCTCCCGGCGGGAGGTGCATGA
- a CDS encoding prepilin-type N-terminal cleavage/methylation domain-containing protein codes for MIAKREPGLALRSAKRDWGPALRSAKRGWEPALRSAKREGGFTLLEVIVALAILAAGLLGLIELLSGSLRLAGGARDSNAASLYASQRLEEAMLAPSPAEGEETGLFGEKYRWTARTSFLPEEEGRPYRPVHVQVTVRWDDGGRDRAVSVSATRWERKRDG; via the coding sequence ATGATCGCGAAGCGCGAACCGGGGCTTGCCCTCCGAAGCGCGAAGCGCGACTGGGGGCCTGCCCTCCGAAGCGCGAAGCGCGGCTGGGAGCCTGCCCTCCGAAGCGCGAAGCGCGAAGGAGGGTTTACGCTCCTTGAAGTGATCGTAGCCCTTGCGATTCTTGCCGCGGGACTGCTGGGGCTGATCGAGTTGCTGTCGGGCTCCTTGCGCCTGGCGGGGGGCGCGAGGGACTCGAATGCCGCATCGCTGTACGCCTCCCAGCGGCTGGAGGAGGCGATGCTCGCTCCTTCGCCCGCGGAGGGTGAGGAAACCGGGCTCTTCGGGGAAAAGTACCGCTGGACCGCCCGAACGTCCTTCCTGCCGGAGGAGGAGGGACGCCCGTACCGGCCGGTGCATGTCCAGGTGACGGTACGATGGGACGATGGAGGCAGGGATCGCGCGGTCAGCGTCTCCGCCACCAGGTGGGAAAGGAAACGCGATGGATAG
- a CDS encoding PilN domain-containing protein, with protein MNLFRTVVGIDPSGKRLALSAVRYGVGRPSVAVPPVAVELRGDREQIRMAEAESVLADFVARNGLAGCEARLAIPAEKVFLARIPFPPLKSKDLRPALSLELDRIFPVPASRLKFNWRRLDGAAGRKDVRLVLVAASSEYIERWEELVSRAGLSLGAAVPSGWAMSETCRWAGEQAVSDGKLCAVLREMDGGVECTAIAGGEPFFSAVRACPPEGSPVEALNLLSESLIDAPDSVTEAEASVYAPSWWIREGRFPQAGTERANPVEGFENRMSAAMALPGEDAADPARFWRVLGALGAALCEKGPDLLSPDKEGERLRTTARTATIALAAAALLLALSWPASVAVRTKQAVDRLDAEIASLRPEVARVEETLAILGDLEGRIAYLKEARAGREEQILVLRQLTERLPQGTWLTGLRMEDLKVELDGLSPSANEIFPALARDGQFRKVEFASPITRQADNLERFQIRAEFSPVPPETPAEARKKP; from the coding sequence ATGAACCTCTTCCGAACGGTCGTGGGCATCGACCCCTCGGGGAAGCGCCTGGCGTTGTCGGCAGTCCGGTATGGAGTCGGCCGTCCCTCGGTGGCCGTCCCTCCTGTGGCTGTCGAACTTCGCGGCGACAGGGAGCAGATCCGGATGGCGGAAGCCGAGAGCGTCCTTGCCGATTTCGTGGCGCGCAACGGCCTCGCCGGTTGCGAGGCCAGGCTGGCCATCCCTGCCGAAAAGGTTTTCCTCGCCAGGATTCCCTTCCCGCCATTGAAGAGCAAAGACCTTCGCCCTGCGCTCTCTCTGGAGTTGGACAGGATCTTCCCGGTCCCCGCATCCCGGCTGAAATTCAACTGGCGCCGCCTGGACGGCGCCGCGGGCCGAAAGGATGTCCGGCTGGTCCTCGTCGCGGCCTCTTCGGAGTATATCGAACGATGGGAGGAGCTTGTTTCCCGTGCGGGGCTTTCCCTCGGCGCGGCCGTTCCGTCGGGATGGGCGATGTCGGAAACCTGCCGATGGGCCGGGGAGCAGGCGGTGAGCGACGGGAAACTTTGCGCGGTCCTGAGGGAAATGGACGGAGGCGTTGAATGCACGGCGATTGCCGGCGGAGAGCCGTTCTTCTCCGCGGTGAGAGCCTGTCCTCCGGAGGGTTCCCCCGTGGAAGCGTTGAACCTGCTCTCCGAGTCGCTGATAGATGCGCCCGATTCGGTCACCGAGGCGGAAGCGAGCGTGTACGCGCCATCCTGGTGGATTCGCGAAGGTCGTTTTCCGCAGGCAGGAACGGAACGCGCAAATCCGGTCGAGGGTTTCGAGAACAGGATGTCAGCGGCGATGGCGTTGCCGGGGGAGGACGCGGCGGATCCGGCGCGTTTCTGGCGGGTGCTGGGCGCTTTGGGCGCTGCGCTTTGCGAAAAGGGCCCGGATCTTCTTTCCCCGGATAAGGAAGGCGAAAGGCTTCGCACGACGGCCCGTACCGCCACGATCGCGCTCGCCGCGGCCGCCCTTCTCCTGGCGCTTTCCTGGCCTGCATCCGTTGCCGTGCGCACGAAGCAGGCAGTCGACCGGCTCGACGCCGAAATAGCATCCCTTCGTCCCGAAGTGGCGCGGGTGGAGGAGACGCTTGCCATCCTCGGCGACCTGGAGGGGCGGATCGCATACCTCAAGGAGGCGAGAGCGGGCCGAGAGGAGCAGATCCTCGTCCTGCGGCAATTGACGGAACGCCTGCCTCAGGGCACATGGCTGACCGGCCTGCGCATGGAGGACCTGAAGGTCGAGCTTGACGGGCTTTCCCCTTCCGCGAACGAAATCTTTCCGGCTCTCGCACGGGACGGGCAGTTCCGAAAGGTGGAATTCGCATCGCCGATCACCCGGCAGGCGGACAACCTCGAACGGTTCCAGATCCGGGCGGAATTCTCGCCCGTCCCGCCGGAAACTCCGGCCGAAGCAAGGAAAAAACCGTGA
- a CDS encoding prepilin-type N-terminal cleavage/methylation domain-containing protein has product MTARGKYIGRGGFSLLELILVIAIMGMLAALVLPSLPGAVESARLRGSAGEVRAALNLARTQAVSEARGRSVALDLGKGEYGIDGDERRWTLPEGIRLATVRFGDAIAERGVVRVRFRPDGSADEAEVAVSSPGGGIVRILVDPLTGMVGEGT; this is encoded by the coding sequence TTGACGGCACGGGGAAAATACATCGGAAGGGGAGGATTTTCCCTACTCGAGCTGATCCTCGTGATCGCGATCATGGGAATGCTCGCGGCCCTGGTTCTCCCGTCCCTGCCGGGGGCCGTCGAATCCGCCCGGCTTCGGGGGAGCGCGGGAGAAGTGCGCGCCGCGCTCAACCTTGCGCGGACGCAGGCGGTATCGGAGGCCCGGGGGCGTTCCGTGGCCCTGGACCTGGGGAAAGGCGAGTACGGCATCGACGGAGACGAGCGGAGATGGACGCTGCCGGAAGGCATCCGGCTGGCGACCGTCCGGTTCGGGGACGCGATTGCGGAACGCGGAGTCGTCCGCGTACGTTTCCGCCCTGACGGAAGCGCCGACGAGGCGGAGGTGGCGGTCTCCTCCCCGGGCGGAGGAATAGTGCGCATTCTGGTGGACCCCCTGACCGGGATGGTCGGGGAGGGCACATGA
- the gspE gene encoding type II secretion system ATPase GspE: MNRRSFQEMLVSSLTVPEGERETLLDLARTAGAAFPKALLARGILNPEALRRAYETICGIPPFLRDVDGMRQVPPDLLPLPFLRAKLIVPVSLSDGTLTVAMSDPLDVDTREAVAKATGRRVEVQAGTEEEIREAIEKLCGESASSMERLVEQVGEEGEERAGGDERVERLIGAASEAPIIRLVNFILARGIERGASDIHLEPYEKTLRVRYRIDGMLEDVEAPPKRLQTAILSRIKIMARLNIAESRLPQDGRVKLRIGGQEIDFRVSTVPTLFGESVVIRILDQSSVPLNLGRLGFPEDTLERFRRMAGVPHGMILVTGPTGSGKTTTLYGALQEIKSAARKIITIEDPVEYQISGVNQIQVKPQIGLTFASGLRSIVRQDPDVILVGEIRDRETAEIAIHSALTGHLVLSTLHTNDAAGAVTRLLEMGVEEYLLPSSLVGVLAQRLVRTICERCSSPRAISAAFREEVLRETGFAPDGDLRIGAGCDACGGTGYRGRMGIFELLPFDEEIKDLILARADAGAIRERAVARGMTLLREDGWEKTRRGITTIEEVLRVTRGG, from the coding sequence ATGAATCGACGTTCCTTCCAGGAAATGCTCGTTTCCTCCCTTACCGTCCCGGAGGGGGAGCGGGAAACGCTGCTCGACCTTGCGCGGACGGCGGGCGCCGCTTTCCCGAAAGCTCTCCTGGCCCGGGGAATCCTCAACCCCGAGGCGCTTCGGCGCGCCTATGAAACCATCTGCGGCATCCCTCCTTTCCTCCGTGATGTCGATGGGATGCGGCAGGTTCCGCCGGACCTCCTGCCCCTGCCGTTCCTTCGCGCGAAACTGATCGTCCCGGTATCTCTCTCCGACGGAACGCTTACCGTGGCAATGTCGGACCCGCTGGACGTCGACACCCGGGAGGCGGTCGCCAAGGCAACGGGCCGCCGCGTCGAGGTCCAGGCCGGAACGGAGGAGGAGATCCGCGAGGCGATCGAGAAATTGTGCGGAGAGAGCGCCTCTTCGATGGAGCGGCTGGTCGAGCAGGTGGGAGAGGAGGGAGAGGAGCGCGCCGGCGGCGACGAGCGGGTCGAGCGGCTGATCGGCGCAGCCTCCGAGGCACCCATCATCCGCCTTGTGAACTTCATCCTCGCGCGGGGGATCGAGCGGGGAGCGAGCGATATCCACCTTGAGCCGTACGAAAAAACGTTGCGAGTCCGGTACCGCATCGACGGGATGCTGGAAGACGTCGAGGCGCCGCCCAAGCGGCTCCAGACGGCGATCCTGTCGCGGATAAAGATCATGGCACGGCTGAACATCGCCGAGAGCCGCCTGCCGCAGGACGGACGGGTGAAGCTCCGTATCGGCGGGCAGGAGATCGACTTCCGCGTGTCCACAGTCCCCACACTGTTCGGCGAGAGCGTCGTAATCCGGATCCTGGACCAGTCCTCCGTCCCGCTGAACCTGGGCCGCCTGGGATTCCCGGAGGATACGCTTGAACGCTTCAGGCGTATGGCGGGCGTTCCGCACGGGATGATCCTGGTGACCGGTCCCACGGGAAGCGGAAAGACGACGACGCTTTACGGCGCCCTGCAGGAGATCAAGAGCGCCGCGCGGAAGATCATCACCATCGAGGACCCGGTCGAGTACCAGATCTCCGGCGTGAACCAGATCCAGGTAAAGCCCCAGATCGGGCTGACGTTCGCCTCGGGCCTTCGGTCCATCGTCCGGCAGGACCCCGACGTGATCCTGGTGGGGGAGATCCGCGACCGGGAGACCGCCGAGATCGCCATCCACTCCGCGCTCACCGGGCATCTTGTGCTTTCCACCCTGCATACGAATGACGCAGCCGGCGCCGTAACGCGCCTGCTGGAGATGGGCGTGGAGGAGTACCTGCTTCCTTCATCGCTCGTCGGGGTGCTTGCCCAACGGCTCGTTCGGACGATCTGCGAACGGTGTTCATCGCCGAGAGCGATCTCGGCCGCGTTCCGCGAGGAGGTCCTGCGGGAGACGGGATTCGCGCCCGACGGCGACCTGCGCATCGGTGCGGGATGCGACGCCTGCGGCGGCACCGGCTATCGCGGACGGATGGGGATCTTCGAGCTGCTACCCTTCGACGAGGAGATAAAGGACCTGATCCTGGCCCGTGCCGACGCCGGAGCGATCCGGGAACGCGCAGTCGCGCGCGGGATGACGCTTCTCAGGGAAGACGGCTGGGAGAAAACCCGGCGCGGGATCACCACGATCGAGGAAGTGCTCCGGGTGACGCGCGGCGGTTGA